The proteins below come from a single Saccharophagus degradans 2-40 genomic window:
- the rnhB gene encoding ribonuclease HII translates to MFEYCMARQFVAGVDEVGRGPLAGDVVAAAVILGEDHGIEGLADSKKITEKKRDALFDVIQERAVSFCIARASVEEIDELNILHASLLAMKRAVEGLNIQPQYIYVDGNKLPKWTYSAEAVVKGDSLVEEISAASILAKVTRDREMVALDEKYPGYGLAGHKGYPTKVHMDALKRLGPTIIHRKSFAPVRAAIEQMNLF, encoded by the coding sequence ATGTTTGAATATTGTATGGCGCGTCAGTTTGTTGCTGGCGTCGATGAAGTAGGGCGCGGCCCCTTGGCTGGGGATGTAGTTGCCGCTGCGGTTATTTTAGGGGAAGACCACGGCATAGAGGGCTTGGCCGATTCAAAAAAAATAACCGAGAAAAAACGCGATGCGTTATTTGATGTTATTCAAGAGCGGGCGGTAAGTTTTTGTATTGCCCGCGCGAGTGTCGAGGAAATTGACGAGCTGAATATTTTGCATGCGAGTTTGCTTGCCATGAAGCGCGCTGTTGAGGGATTAAACATTCAACCGCAGTATATTTATGTGGATGGCAATAAATTGCCAAAGTGGACATATTCCGCCGAAGCCGTCGTAAAAGGGGATAGTCTCGTAGAGGAAATTAGCGCTGCATCTATTTTAGCGAAAGTAACGCGAGATAGAGAAATGGTGGCACTTGACGAAAAATACCCAGGTTACGGGCTGGCGGGGCATAAAGGCTACCCCACTAAAGTACATATGGATGCACTTAAACGCCTAGGGCCAACAATCATTCATCGCAAATCTTTCGCACCGGTTCGTGCGGCCATCGAGCAGATGAATCTTTTTTAA
- the bamA gene encoding outer membrane protein assembly factor BamA produces MKQILVVLTLLTLSVSSYAVNFTVTDIRLEGLQRVSASPVFAAMPVRVGDSIDSEDVREVIRSIFATGYFTNVQVARDGNDLVVILQERPAIKSIEFDGNKAIKTEQLEEVMTENGIAEGEILQRHMLQQITRELERQYIGQSRYSANVEAVVEDLANNMVAIKVEVDEGKAASILHFNIVGNEIFSDEELFNAFELRESVWWKFFSKADQYSREKLSGDIEKLESFYLDRGYLDFKVLSSQVSVSPDKESVYITLNIKEGGVYTVKDLDIAGDPILPEERVRRLILLRKGETFSQILMTDTAEYIKTLLGNAGYTNATVEGIPEKNPEDNTVVVNFLIDPGKRVYVRRVEFRGNTKSSDEVLRREMRQHEGASASNARIEQSKVRLERLGFFKEVTVENKDVPGTDDLIDVEFTVEEQPSGQIQASIGYAQYTGLNLALNIQENNWLGTGKQVNFGINKNTYQTIYNFGYNDPYFTPDGVSRGFSAFYRTRDYSRLRVAEYATDSFGGNLNFGYPISEIERIGFGVGIDHQSVTAGSRAAAEILTSPVLRSGSDASYITQTDYSQYIASGLLDENGIPVEYLLDSRPVEQDMLLDVDEGFINKYGDQFLSGTVNFNWTRMTLNRGVLATRGSSQRFSVEATIPGSDLQYYKFNYEAQAFVPLSRFFTLRFKTTLGYGDGYGKMEHLPFFENFYAGGFGSVRGFERSTLGPKGTPPRGYSTTHSGWIDLNRNGQKDDPTYVDTNGNGIYDEDEFFNEYVGYNSTYILCDNATYCEPGKLMYSSTSGGFINTRENAIGGNVLTEFTTELLLPIPFIEDTRSMQLVAFVDAGNVFSTDCGSEQIGCSNVDFEKLSSSAGIGFTWISGFGPMTFSVAKALHENEFDSREVFQFSFGSGF; encoded by the coding sequence ATGAAGCAGATTCTTGTAGTTTTGACATTGTTAACTTTGTCAGTGTCGTCTTATGCGGTGAATTTCACCGTTACCGATATCCGATTAGAGGGGTTACAGCGCGTATCCGCTAGCCCCGTGTTTGCCGCTATGCCTGTTAGGGTGGGCGATAGCATCGATTCCGAAGATGTGCGCGAAGTTATCCGCTCTATATTTGCTACGGGCTATTTTACCAACGTGCAAGTAGCACGCGACGGCAACGACCTTGTTGTTATTTTGCAAGAACGCCCAGCGATTAAGTCGATAGAGTTCGACGGTAACAAAGCAATTAAAACCGAGCAGCTCGAAGAGGTAATGACCGAAAACGGTATTGCCGAAGGCGAAATTTTGCAGCGCCACATGTTGCAGCAAATTACTCGCGAGCTAGAGCGTCAATACATTGGTCAATCGCGTTACAGTGCCAATGTAGAAGCAGTAGTTGAAGATTTAGCCAACAATATGGTGGCCATTAAAGTTGAAGTCGATGAGGGCAAAGCGGCCAGCATTCTTCACTTTAATATCGTTGGTAACGAAATATTTAGTGATGAGGAGCTTTTTAATGCTTTCGAGTTGCGTGAAAGTGTTTGGTGGAAGTTCTTCTCTAAGGCCGATCAATATTCGCGCGAAAAGCTAAGCGGCGACATTGAGAAATTAGAATCCTTTTACTTAGATCGCGGTTACTTAGATTTTAAAGTGCTGTCGAGCCAAGTGTCTGTAAGCCCAGATAAAGAGTCAGTGTATATCACCCTAAATATTAAAGAGGGTGGTGTATATACCGTTAAAGATCTCGATATTGCTGGTGACCCAATATTGCCAGAAGAGCGTGTGCGCCGATTAATCTTGTTGCGCAAAGGTGAAACCTTCTCGCAAATTTTAATGACGGATACCGCAGAGTACATAAAAACCCTACTTGGTAACGCCGGTTATACCAACGCTACAGTAGAAGGTATTCCAGAAAAGAACCCAGAAGATAATACCGTTGTTGTTAACTTCTTGATCGACCCCGGCAAGCGCGTGTATGTGCGTCGTGTAGAGTTCCGCGGTAACACCAAATCGAGCGACGAAGTGTTGCGCCGCGAAATGCGTCAACACGAAGGTGCATCGGCTTCTAACGCGCGCATTGAACAGTCAAAAGTTCGTTTAGAGCGTTTGGGCTTCTTTAAAGAAGTAACCGTAGAAAACAAAGATGTGCCAGGCACCGACGATTTAATCGATGTTGAGTTTACTGTGGAGGAGCAACCTTCAGGTCAAATTCAAGCGAGTATCGGCTATGCGCAGTACACCGGTTTAAACCTTGCGTTAAATATTCAAGAAAACAACTGGTTGGGTACAGGTAAACAAGTTAACTTTGGTATTAATAAAAACACTTACCAAACGATCTATAACTTTGGTTATAACGACCCGTACTTTACCCCAGACGGTGTGAGCCGTGGTTTCTCGGCATTCTATCGCACGCGAGATTACAGCCGCTTACGGGTTGCAGAATACGCCACGGATTCGTTCGGCGGTAATTTAAACTTTGGTTATCCTATTTCTGAAATTGAGCGTATTGGCTTTGGCGTGGGTATCGATCACCAGTCGGTTACTGCGGGTAGTCGTGCAGCAGCAGAGATTCTAACCAGCCCTGTGCTGCGCTCTGGTAGTGATGCCTCGTATATTACACAAACCGATTACAGCCAATATATTGCTTCAGGTTTATTGGATGAAAACGGTATACCTGTTGAATATTTGCTAGATAGCAGGCCTGTAGAGCAAGATATGCTACTCGATGTAGACGAGGGCTTTATCAATAAATACGGCGATCAATTCTTGAGTGGTACGGTTAATTTTAACTGGACTCGTATGACCCTTAACCGCGGTGTGCTTGCAACACGTGGTAGTTCGCAGCGCTTCTCGGTAGAGGCAACCATTCCTGGTAGCGACCTGCAATACTATAAGTTTAACTACGAGGCTCAAGCGTTTGTACCTCTGTCACGCTTCTTTACTTTGCGCTTTAAGACCACCTTGGGTTACGGGGATGGTTATGGCAAGATGGAGCATCTCCCGTTTTTCGAGAACTTCTACGCGGGTGGTTTTGGTTCAGTACGCGGTTTCGAACGCTCCACACTTGGTCCTAAAGGTACACCGCCAAGAGGCTACTCCACCACGCACAGTGGTTGGATCGATTTAAATCGTAATGGCCAAAAGGATGACCCCACTTATGTAGATACCAACGGCAACGGTATTTACGACGAAGATGAATTCTTTAATGAATACGTGGGCTATAACAGCACCTATATTTTGTGTGACAATGCCACCTACTGTGAGCCAGGCAAATTAATGTACAGCTCCACTTCTGGCGGGTTTATTAACACCAGAGAAAACGCAATTGGTGGTAATGTACTTACCGAGTTTACAACTGAGTTATTGTTGCCAATCCCATTTATTGAAGATACTCGCTCTATGCAGTTAGTAGCGTTTGTTGACGCAGGTAACGTATTTTCAACGGATTGTGGATCTGAGCAAATTGGTTGTAGCAACGTCGATTTTGAAAAACTGAGCTCGTCAGCTGGTATTGGCTTTACGTGGATATCGGGTTTTGGGCCAATGACATTCAGCGTGGCTAAGGCGCTGCATGAAAATGAATTCGATTCGAGAGAAGTGTTTCAGTTCTCTTTTGGTAGCGGGTTTTAA
- the rseP gene encoding RIP metalloprotease RseP: MILVQYVLTLECIWNNYVVSSLSTLLWFLIAISILVAIHEYGHFYVARRCGVKVLRFSIGFGPRLLTWTDKKGTEFALSAIPLGGYVKMLDEREGEVDEAERPYAFSSKKPWQRILIAFAGPLANFIFAILLFWLIVAVRGEFQMFPVVGEVKPNSVAALAGLEAGQEILAIDGEPTPSTEAVLHHLISRLGETGPITFTVSYPDSTLQYESQGQLHEWLRDAEQPDPIEGIGIVFYQPPAVISEVTEGKPAFDAGFEAGDIVVATDGIPMGSSRKWTTYISERPNQELEVEVERAGEIIALKVTPAQETSEDGKTVGRIGVGVTTNYKGSYRRIEYGPGEAFVRGVQKTWETVDFVLLSIKKLILGEISTKNLSGPIGIAKVAGDSAKAGSWAFVSFLAMISVYLGVLNLLPVPVLDGGHILFGLIEWVKGSPLSERVQALGYQAGLAMVLCLMVVAFYNDLVRL, encoded by the coding sequence GTGATTCTTGTACAGTATGTGCTTACTTTGGAATGTATTTGGAACAATTACGTGGTATCTAGTTTGAGTACGCTTCTGTGGTTCTTAATAGCAATTAGTATTTTGGTTGCTATCCATGAATACGGCCATTTCTACGTGGCCAGACGTTGTGGCGTAAAGGTTCTACGATTCTCTATTGGGTTTGGGCCGAGACTGTTAACCTGGACCGATAAAAAAGGTACCGAGTTTGCCTTGTCTGCCATCCCATTGGGTGGCTACGTAAAAATGCTCGATGAGCGTGAAGGCGAAGTAGATGAAGCCGAGCGCCCCTACGCGTTTTCAAGTAAAAAGCCGTGGCAGCGTATTTTAATTGCTTTTGCTGGCCCCCTCGCCAATTTTATTTTCGCCATACTGCTGTTCTGGCTAATCGTAGCTGTGCGCGGCGAGTTTCAGATGTTTCCCGTGGTTGGTGAAGTGAAGCCCAATTCTGTCGCAGCGCTGGCAGGCTTGGAGGCAGGGCAAGAAATTCTTGCGATAGATGGCGAGCCCACACCTTCAACAGAAGCGGTTTTGCATCATCTTATTTCGCGCTTAGGTGAAACTGGGCCAATTACTTTTACCGTAAGCTACCCAGATTCCACCTTGCAATACGAATCTCAAGGGCAGCTTCATGAATGGCTGCGCGATGCGGAACAGCCGGACCCAATTGAAGGTATAGGTATTGTTTTTTATCAGCCGCCTGCTGTCATTAGCGAGGTGACAGAGGGTAAGCCTGCATTTGATGCGGGCTTCGAAGCGGGTGATATTGTTGTCGCTACCGATGGCATTCCTATGGGAAGCAGCCGCAAGTGGACCACTTATATATCCGAGCGCCCTAATCAGGAGCTTGAGGTTGAAGTAGAGCGTGCTGGTGAAATCATTGCGCTAAAAGTCACCCCGGCACAAGAAACCAGCGAAGATGGTAAAACGGTGGGGCGCATAGGTGTTGGAGTAACCACTAACTACAAAGGCTCTTACCGCAGAATAGAATACGGCCCCGGTGAAGCATTTGTTCGAGGCGTGCAAAAAACATGGGAAACAGTCGATTTTGTCTTGCTTTCCATAAAGAAGCTCATTTTAGGTGAAATCTCCACTAAAAACTTGAGTGGACCGATAGGCATTGCTAAAGTTGCCGGCGATTCCGCGAAGGCGGGTAGCTGGGCATTTGTTAGCTTCCTCGCAATGATTAGCGTTTACCTTGGTGTACTCAATTTATTGCCCGTTCCAGTATTAGATGGTGGGCATATCTTGTTCGGGCTTATCGAGTGGGTGAAAGGTAGCCCGTTATCTGAACGAGTTCAGGCATTAGGCTATCAGGCAGGGCTGGCTATGGTTCTGTGTTTGATGGTGGTGGCCTTTTATAATGATTTGGTGCGTTTGTAG
- the lpxD gene encoding UDP-3-O-(3-hydroxymyristoyl)glucosamine N-acyltransferase — protein sequence MSNCKFTLAQLADHLDAQMVGDANYTVECIAPLESAGKNALSFLANSKYEKALATSQAGIMLLAQDSAEKFNGNKLIVKNPYLCYAKLSELFNFRLAKKQGVHPSATVDADATVAADAYIGPNCVIEAGAVIGGGTQLGAGCFVGADTKLGNNCLLHANVTLYAGVELGNKVLIHSGTVIGSDGFGFAPSAEGWVKIHQLGGVVIGNNVEIGSNTSIDRGALDDTIIEDGVIIDNLVHIAHNVKIGAGSAIAGCVGIAGSAVIGKNCTVAGMVAINGHITIADNTHFHGGTIVTKGVKESGAYASAPPMQEVSKWRRNAVRYGQLDEWVEKIKALQKAQKD from the coding sequence GTGAGCAATTGTAAGTTTACCTTGGCTCAGCTTGCCGACCACTTGGATGCGCAAATGGTTGGCGATGCAAATTATACTGTTGAGTGTATTGCTCCTTTGGAAAGCGCGGGTAAAAACGCGCTTTCCTTTTTGGCGAACAGTAAATATGAAAAAGCGTTAGCCACTAGCCAAGCAGGTATTATGCTGCTGGCGCAGGATTCTGCCGAAAAGTTTAACGGCAACAAGCTAATTGTTAAAAACCCTTACCTTTGTTACGCAAAGTTGAGCGAGCTATTTAATTTTAGGCTCGCTAAAAAGCAAGGTGTACATCCATCTGCTACAGTCGATGCTGACGCAACGGTAGCTGCCGATGCTTATATTGGCCCCAACTGTGTAATTGAAGCAGGCGCTGTTATTGGTGGTGGCACGCAATTAGGTGCAGGGTGTTTTGTGGGTGCCGATACAAAACTGGGTAACAATTGTTTACTGCATGCAAACGTAACGCTCTATGCTGGCGTAGAGCTAGGTAACAAAGTATTAATTCATAGTGGCACTGTTATCGGGTCTGATGGGTTTGGTTTTGCGCCAAGCGCCGAGGGCTGGGTTAAAATTCACCAATTGGGTGGCGTTGTTATTGGTAACAACGTGGAGATTGGCTCAAACACCTCAATTGATCGCGGTGCGCTAGACGACACGATTATTGAAGATGGGGTTATTATCGATAACCTCGTTCATATTGCTCACAATGTAAAAATTGGCGCAGGCTCTGCAATCGCCGGTTGTGTGGGTATTGCTGGCAGTGCCGTTATAGGCAAAAACTGTACAGTAGCGGGAATGGTCGCCATTAATGGCCATATAACCATCGCAGATAACACACACTTTCACGGCGGCACCATTGTAACTAAAGGTGTTAAAGAGTCTGGTGCTTATGCATCTGCACCTCCTATGCAAGAGGTGAGTAAATGGCGTCGCAATGCTGTGCGTTATGGACAGCTAGATGAATGGGTAGAAAAAATTAAAGCGCTACAAAAAGCGCAAAAAGACTGA
- the fabZ gene encoding 3-hydroxyacyl-ACP dehydratase FabZ: MMDSVQIRKYLPHRYPFLLIDRVVELVEGDYILAYKNITINEEVFQGHFPNYPVFPGVMLIEAMAQACGVLGFKTMDKTPDDGSIYLFAGIDNVRFKRQVIPGDRVFFNCKKISDKRGIWKFECVATVDDQLVTSATIMCADRSI; the protein is encoded by the coding sequence ATGATGGATTCAGTACAAATTCGTAAATACCTTCCACACCGTTACCCGTTCTTGTTAATAGATCGAGTTGTTGAGCTGGTAGAAGGTGATTACATCTTGGCCTATAAAAACATTACTATTAACGAAGAGGTTTTTCAGGGCCACTTCCCCAATTACCCCGTGTTTCCTGGGGTGATGCTAATAGAAGCCATGGCACAGGCCTGTGGCGTGTTGGGTTTCAAAACCATGGATAAAACCCCTGATGATGGTTCTATCTATTTGTTTGCTGGTATTGATAACGTGCGCTTTAAGCGCCAAGTCATTCCTGGCGATCGCGTGTTTTTTAACTGCAAAAAAATATCCGATAAGCGTGGTATTTGGAAGTTCGAGTGTGTTGCTACTGTTGATGATCAACTGGTAACTAGCGCTACTATCATGTGTGCCGACCGCAGTATTTAA
- the yciH gene encoding stress response translation initiation inhibitor YciH, which yields MASNSKLVYSTDSGRIKEDKPQQAAPTGDGIVRIKRETKGRKGKGVTLVEGLMLPEAELKALSKKLKQLCGTGGTLKNFTVEIQGDHREKLQTYLKEQGFTVKLAGG from the coding sequence ATGGCATCTAACAGCAAACTCGTCTATTCCACCGACAGCGGCAGAATAAAAGAGGATAAGCCACAGCAAGCAGCGCCGACAGGGGACGGCATTGTAAGAATTAAACGCGAAACCAAAGGCCGCAAGGGCAAGGGCGTAACCCTTGTAGAAGGCTTAATGCTGCCAGAAGCCGAGCTGAAAGCCCTCTCTAAAAAACTTAAACAGCTATGTGGCACAGGCGGCACACTAAAAAACTTTACTGTGGAAATCCAGGGTGACCACCGCGAAAAACTACAGACCTATTTAAAAGAGCAAGGCTTTACAGTGAAATTAGCAGGAGGCTAA
- a CDS encoding PilZ domain-containing protein: MDAKSRVTTFDSLANPAISTLGLFVDPWLKVYNSWVTNLLGDEDSLMRRYIRHPSDIPIAFSVETFDAEASPRPRLKDVSLGGLCFSADCPLKTGMPIHIEIPVENQGFGADGIIAWCRPEGQKYSVGVQFTDSTTQFSVRMVEQICHIEHYRAEVLRVENRDLTSEEAAKEWVEKFAADFPS; this comes from the coding sequence ATGGACGCAAAATCACGAGTAACCACTTTTGATTCTCTGGCCAACCCAGCAATTTCTACCCTTGGGTTGTTTGTTGACCCTTGGTTGAAAGTTTATAACTCATGGGTAACAAATTTATTGGGTGATGAGGATTCGCTGATGCGTCGATATATACGTCATCCGTCCGATATTCCGATTGCATTCTCTGTTGAAACGTTTGATGCAGAGGCTAGCCCGCGCCCTAGGCTGAAAGATGTAAGCTTAGGCGGGCTATGTTTTAGCGCCGATTGTCCACTTAAAACGGGCATGCCAATACACATTGAAATTCCAGTCGAAAATCAGGGCTTTGGCGCTGATGGTATCATCGCTTGGTGCCGACCTGAAGGGCAGAAGTACTCAGTAGGTGTACAGTTTACCGATTCTACTACGCAGTTTTCAGTGCGCATGGTTGAGCAGATTTGCCATATCGAGCATTATCGTGCAGAAGTGTTACGGGTAGAAAACCGCGATTTAACCAGCGAAGAAGCTGCAAAAGAGTGGGTTGAAAAGTTCGCGGCGGATTTCCCAAGCTGA
- the lpxA gene encoding acyl-ACP--UDP-N-acetylglucosamine O-acyltransferase gives MTFIHPTAIVDPAAKLADDVKVGPWTYIGEGVEIGAGSVIESHVVLKGPTQIGCNNHIYQFSSVGEATPDLKYKGEPTKLIIGDNNIIREGVTLHRGTVQDRGETRIGNNNLLMAYVHVGHDSVVGNHCILVNNAALAGHVIVDDYAILGGFTLVHQFSRIGAYSFTGMGSAVGKDIPAFMMVAGAPAAARSINMEGLKRRGFSKDDIAKLNKSFKLIYRRGLTLEAAIEELTPLAQDCAAIVTLIASLRASKRGIVR, from the coding sequence ATGACCTTCATCCATCCTACCGCTATTGTTGATCCGGCAGCTAAATTAGCTGACGATGTAAAAGTTGGCCCTTGGACTTACATTGGCGAAGGGGTGGAAATTGGCGCAGGCTCGGTAATTGAATCCCATGTGGTTTTGAAAGGGCCTACTCAAATAGGCTGTAATAACCACATCTATCAGTTTTCATCTGTTGGTGAAGCGACACCAGATCTAAAGTATAAGGGCGAACCAACCAAACTAATTATTGGCGATAACAATATTATTCGTGAGGGCGTTACGCTGCATCGAGGCACGGTGCAAGATCGCGGCGAGACACGCATAGGTAATAACAACTTACTTATGGCCTATGTGCACGTGGGGCACGATAGTGTTGTTGGCAACCACTGTATTTTGGTGAACAACGCAGCCCTTGCCGGCCACGTTATTGTCGACGACTACGCGATTTTGGGCGGTTTTACCCTAGTACATCAATTTAGCCGCATTGGTGCTTACAGCTTTACCGGTATGGGTAGCGCCGTAGGCAAAGATATTCCTGCATTTATGATGGTAGCTGGCGCGCCTGCAGCTGCACGCAGTATTAATATGGAAGGGCTGAAGCGTCGAGGCTTCAGCAAAGATGATATTGCCAAGCTTAATAAATCGTTTAAATTGATTTACCGCCGTGGCCTTACCCTTGAGGCTGCAATAGAAGAACTTACCCCATTAGCGCAAGACTGTGCGGCAATCGTAACGCTTATTGCTTCTTTGCGTGCCTCTAAGCGCGGGATAGTGCGCTAA
- a CDS encoding OmpH family outer membrane protein, which produces MKFGKIVIALCLTVVAPFAAAGKVVVLDHQIAMLATDFAKSRFEALQANPEFSKVVAQYETLSADLTALGKEAETKGMTWGAEQVANHRKKEEYIKADLQLAYQKIQAERKAANESIIRELQPKLEGVLNKLIESEGIDIILSKQAAFYASENADITRKVVDALNKAK; this is translated from the coding sequence ATGAAGTTTGGCAAGATTGTAATCGCATTATGTTTAACCGTAGTGGCTCCTTTTGCAGCTGCTGGCAAGGTTGTTGTGTTGGATCATCAAATAGCTATGCTTGCTACCGACTTTGCAAAAAGCCGTTTTGAAGCATTACAAGCTAACCCAGAGTTTTCTAAAGTGGTTGCACAATACGAAACACTAAGTGCCGACTTAACAGCGCTTGGTAAAGAAGCAGAAACAAAAGGTATGACTTGGGGCGCAGAGCAAGTTGCTAATCACCGCAAAAAAGAAGAGTACATAAAAGCAGATTTGCAGTTGGCTTATCAAAAAATACAGGCAGAGCGCAAAGCGGCTAACGAAAGTATTATTCGTGAATTGCAACCTAAGCTTGAAGGCGTGCTAAACAAGCTTATCGAGTCTGAAGGTATTGATATTATTCTTAGCAAGCAAGCGGCTTTTTACGCGAGTGAAAATGCAGATATCACCCGTAAGGTTGTAGATGCTTTAAACAAAGCTAAATAA
- the lpxB gene encoding lipid-A-disaccharide synthase, with protein MSSLKRVAIVVGEASGDILGAGLMAALKKRYPDCEFEGIGGPKMLALGFNSLYQMDRLAVMGFVEPLKRLPELLGIRKSLRQRYLTNPPDVFIGIDAPDFNLNLEVNLREAGVPVVHYVSPSVWAWRRGRLKKIAKAVDLMLTLFPFESSFFNEQNIPNLFVGHPLADTIPLENEKTGARERLGLSAENNERWVALLPGSRGGEVEHLCERFLLAAQQSFAGRPNLRIIIPAANDARHSQISEVLKRYSELPVTLLHGQSHDAMLAADAILIASGTATLEAMLLKRPMVIAYHMAAFSYWLLSKLVKSKFVGLPNLLADKELVPELLQHNATPSQLSAALNVYLDSEKTTQQLIEQFNAIHLQLRRDASETAAQGIVDMLAAKRDIAR; from the coding sequence ATGTCCTCACTAAAACGAGTTGCCATTGTTGTCGGTGAGGCTTCCGGCGATATTTTGGGGGCAGGCTTAATGGCTGCTCTAAAAAAACGCTACCCCGATTGTGAATTCGAAGGTATTGGCGGCCCCAAAATGCTCGCCCTCGGTTTTAATTCCCTGTACCAAATGGATCGTCTCGCTGTAATGGGCTTTGTTGAGCCATTAAAACGGCTGCCCGAGTTACTTGGTATTCGTAAGTCTTTACGCCAGCGCTATTTAACCAACCCGCCTGATGTGTTTATTGGCATTGATGCGCCAGATTTTAATTTAAATTTAGAAGTGAATTTGCGCGAAGCTGGTGTGCCAGTTGTACATTATGTTTCGCCTTCGGTGTGGGCATGGCGCAGGGGGAGGTTAAAAAAGATCGCGAAAGCCGTGGATTTGATGCTAACGCTCTTTCCATTCGAGTCGTCCTTTTTTAATGAGCAAAACATTCCCAACCTGTTTGTTGGTCACCCGCTCGCCGATACTATTCCACTCGAAAATGAAAAAACAGGCGCAAGAGAGCGATTGGGCTTAAGTGCCGAAAATAACGAACGCTGGGTGGCGCTATTGCCAGGTAGTCGCGGTGGTGAAGTTGAGCACTTGTGTGAGCGTTTCCTGTTGGCCGCTCAGCAATCTTTTGCTGGTCGGCCTAATTTACGTATTATTATTCCTGCCGCTAACGATGCACGCCATTCTCAAATCTCAGAAGTGCTAAAGCGCTACTCAGAATTGCCGGTTACTTTACTGCACGGGCAAAGTCACGATGCTATGCTCGCGGCAGATGCTATTTTAATTGCATCTGGCACTGCCACTTTAGAGGCTATGTTGCTTAAGCGCCCTATGGTAATTGCTTACCATATGGCAGCTTTCTCATATTGGCTGCTGAGTAAATTAGTGAAAAGTAAGTTTGTAGGGTTGCCAAACTTACTGGCTGATAAAGAGTTGGTACCAGAGTTACTGCAGCATAATGCTACGCCGAGCCAGTTAAGTGCGGCCCTAAACGTATATTTAGACAGCGAAAAAACAACGCAGCAACTCATCGAGCAGTTTAATGCTATTCACCTGCAATTGCGCCGAGATGCAAGCGAAACCGCAGCGCAAGGTATTGTAGACATGCTTGCGGCTAAGCGCGATATAGCGCGTTAA